The Oscillospiraceae bacterium genome has a window encoding:
- a CDS encoding S-layer homology domain-containing protein: NKSCNRMMSVYYIWCAAGKPACSASLKFTDLNKPEHENYKEAIAWAVENGITNGTSDTTFSPGKTCTRAQIVTFLWRAAQKGLI, encoded by the coding sequence CGAACAAGTCTTGTAATCGTATGATGTCGGTATATTATATCTGGTGTGCGGCAGGAAAACCTGCTTGCAGTGCATCTTTGAAATTCACCGACCTTAATAAGCCGGAGCACGAAAACTACAAAGAAGCAATCGCATGGGCGGTAGAGAATGGTATTACCAACGGAACCTCCGATACAACCTTCTCCCCCGGAAAAACCTGTACCCGTGCTCAAATTGTGACATTCTTGTGGCGTGCGGCACAAAAAGGATTGATTTAG
- a CDS encoding PLP-dependent aminotransferase family protein, with protein sequence MKDKKYLSLYRELKHKIQSGQYLPNQKIPSKRTLSDRYGVSVITVEKALYLLIEEGYITSKEKSGYFVSSLEVLPLDTNQKKASFLPLEEPVEKAPRFEYDLWFKTVRKVLSEQGERLFIKSPNQGTIALRNALSDYLLRYRNMSADPRRIIIGSGSEQLYETVVKLLGREITYGIEDPSYEKIEAVYRAEGVSVKKLPMGRDGITRQALRQDDFKVLHVTPFQSYPSGVTASASKRYEYIQWANDEKYIIEDDFNSEFFLPGNPIESLFSLDNNQRVIYMNTFSKSISPAIRIGYLILPESLLPRYDEILGNFSCTVPVLDQYILAEFLKSGNFERHLNRIRRNMK encoded by the coding sequence ATGAAAGACAAAAAATATCTTTCCCTCTATCGGGAATTAAAACATAAAATTCAATCGGGACAATATCTGCCCAATCAAAAAATCCCTTCCAAGCGTACCCTTTCCGACCGCTACGGTGTAAGTGTGATTACAGTGGAAAAGGCATTGTATCTACTGATAGAAGAGGGATACATCACCTCCAAAGAAAAAAGCGGATATTTCGTGTCATCTTTGGAAGTGTTACCACTTGACACCAATCAAAAAAAAGCGTCCTTTTTACCGTTGGAAGAACCCGTTGAAAAAGCACCCCGATTTGAATACGACTTGTGGTTTAAAACAGTCCGAAAGGTGTTGTCAGAACAAGGAGAACGTCTGTTTATCAAATCTCCCAATCAAGGGACAATCGCCTTAAGAAATGCACTGTCTGACTATCTGCTGCGTTACCGCAATATGTCGGCGGATCCTCGTCGTATCATTATCGGGTCCGGCTCGGAACAGTTGTATGAAACAGTTGTAAAACTGTTAGGGAGAGAAATTACCTACGGCATTGAAGACCCGTCCTACGAAAAAATCGAAGCCGTCTATCGGGCTGAGGGCGTCAGCGTGAAAAAACTGCCCATGGGACGGGATGGTATCACCCGTCAGGCACTGCGTCAGGATGATTTTAAAGTTCTTCACGTCACACCTTTCCAAAGTTATCCGTCCGGTGTAACTGCCTCTGCATCCAAACGGTATGAATACATCCAGTGGGCTAACGATGAAAAATATATCATTGAAGATGATTTTAACAGCGAGTTTTTCCTACCCGGAAATCCCATTGAATCTCTGTTTTCGTTAGACAACAATCAGCGGGTCATTTATATGAATACCTTTTCTAAAAGCATCTCCCCCGCCATTAGAATCGGGTATCTGATTCTGCCGGAATCTCTGCTTCCCCGCTACGATGAAATTTTAGGCAACTTCTCCTGCACCGTTCCCGTATTAGACCAATATATCTTGGCAGAATTTTTAAAAAGCGGTAATTTTGAACGGCATTTAAACCGCATCAGAAGAAATATGAAATAA
- a CDS encoding pyridoxamine kinase yields the protein MNYKRILTIQDISCVGQCSLTVALPILSACGLETAILPSAVLSTHTAGFSGFTFRDLADDMPSILDHWKKENIQFEAVYTGYLGSLQQIDYVLDIFAGTKTESARLIVDPAMADNGSLYSIFDMDYVNAMKRLCEKADYLLPNITEACFLTGMEYKTEYDRAYIDEMLDKLVALGTKNVILTGVSYKEGTTGVVVYENGEYQYYEHPFLPNSCHGTGDIYASAFVGALMRGKSSFEAAKIAAEYVLECIRITAELPNHWYGAAFEPALPKLISML from the coding sequence ATGAACTATAAAAGAATTTTGACGATTCAGGATATTTCCTGCGTAGGGCAATGCTCCCTGACGGTGGCGCTTCCCATTTTATCTGCTTGCGGATTGGAAACAGCCATTCTTCCTTCTGCAGTGCTTTCTACCCATACTGCAGGATTTTCGGGATTTACCTTCCGTGATCTGGCGGACGATATGCCTTCTATTTTAGACCATTGGAAGAAAGAAAACATTCAATTTGAAGCTGTTTATACCGGTTACTTAGGTTCCCTGCAGCAGATTGACTACGTGCTGGATATTTTTGCCGGTACCAAAACTGAGTCTGCCCGTCTGATTGTGGACCCTGCTATGGCAGACAACGGTTCCTTGTATTCCATTTTTGATATGGATTATGTGAATGCAATGAAACGTCTTTGTGAAAAAGCAGATTACTTACTTCCCAACATCACCGAAGCCTGTTTCTTAACAGGCATGGAATATAAAACCGAATATGACAGAGCCTATATTGATGAAATGCTTGATAAATTGGTTGCATTAGGCACCAAAAATGTGATTTTAACAGGTGTTTCCTACAAAGAGGGAACCACGGGTGTTGTGGTATATGAAAACGGTGAATATCAGTATTACGAGCATCCCTTCCTGCCCAATAGCTGTCACGGAACAGGAGACATTTATGCCTCCGCTTTTGTGGGTGCTCTGATGAGAGGAAAATCTTCTTTTGAAGCCGCAAAAATTGCAGCGGAATATGTGCTGGAATGTATCCGCATTACCGCCGAGCTTCCCAATCATTGGTACGGTGCCGCTTTTGAACCTGCTCTTCCCAAACTGATTTCTATGCTTTAA
- a CDS encoding zinc-ribbon domain-containing protein yields the protein MICRNCGKEQSSNDRFCTDCGAPLNVGTPVSNPMPNPVPVTPNNQSRNLTIALIVVSVVALVVIFCLLIFRTNQPIYPNGDTSGAVVASAEPSPTPEATSSPTPAPTETPEPTAEPTAKPTPDPTSDPTPLPTQAPTPVPTPAATPVPTPNQRYQQKNQYLTTASGIEIYSQNYLDYATESEMAYESGIVFNKWDVLLNDVYQYLKGIMSSSDFKALEADELNWIVAKEAEMKTVSDQTSKNLIGISYTKDRCYYLISLIN from the coding sequence GTGATTTGCAGAAACTGTGGAAAAGAACAGTCATCCAACGACCGATTCTGTACTGATTGCGGAGCACCGTTAAATGTGGGTACTCCCGTATCAAACCCCATGCCCAATCCGGTACCTGTTACTCCCAATAATCAAAGCCGGAATTTAACGATTGCTTTGATTGTGGTGTCTGTTGTAGCATTGGTTGTGATTTTTTGTTTGTTAATCTTCCGAACCAATCAACCCATATATCCCAATGGCGATACCTCTGGTGCTGTGGTTGCGTCGGCAGAACCCAGTCCCACTCCCGAAGCTACAAGTTCTCCGACACCCGCACCTACGGAAACTCCGGAGCCCACTGCCGAGCCTACTGCGAAACCTACTCCGGATCCCACTTCGGATCCTACTCCGCTTCCTACACAGGCGCCTACTCCGGTACCAACACCGGCAGCCACCCCGGTACCCACTCCGAATCAGCGGTATCAGCAGAAGAATCAGTATCTCACCACCGCCAGTGGTATTGAAATCTATTCCCAGAATTACTTGGATTATGCAACCGAATCTGAGATGGCTTACGAATCAGGCATTGTGTTTAACAAATGGGATGTTTTATTAAATGATGTGTACCAGTATCTGAAAGGAATCATGTCCTCGTCTGATTTCAAAGCGTTAGAGGCAGACGAATTGAACTGGATTGTGGCAAAAGAAGCAGAGATGAAAACGGTATCTGACCAGACTTCCAAAAACCTGATTGGAATTTCTTACACCAAAGACCGTTGTTATTATCTGATTTCCTTAATTAACTAA